In Methylacidiphilum infernorum V4, a single window of DNA contains:
- a CDS encoding TlyA family RNA methyltransferase → MKKERLDLLLVKKNLVSSREEAKRLILAGKVSAIGKPGLVLKPSQLFGLDQDFELTEKEKYVSRGGYKLEALFQAVPLKLEGKVCLDVGSSTGGFSDCLLQQGARTVYCVDVGKGLLHWKLRSDPRIKVKEGINARYLKKEDFDTLFDFISVDVSFISLKLILPPLFPLLSPQGKVCALIKPQFEVGRHLVGKKGIVRDEKLREKLIGELELWLESHYPMQTLAVIPSPILGQEGNQEYLWLLERKLSGH, encoded by the coding sequence GTGAAAAAAGAAAGGCTAGATTTATTGCTAGTAAAAAAAAATTTGGTTTCTTCCAGGGAAGAAGCAAAAAGGCTCATCCTGGCAGGAAAAGTGTCGGCAATTGGGAAGCCGGGGCTTGTCCTGAAACCCAGCCAGCTTTTTGGGCTGGACCAGGATTTTGAACTGACCGAAAAGGAAAAATACGTGAGCCGTGGAGGCTACAAGTTGGAAGCCTTGTTTCAAGCGGTTCCCTTGAAGCTCGAAGGGAAGGTTTGCCTCGATGTTGGCTCTTCGACAGGAGGATTTAGCGATTGCCTGCTTCAGCAGGGAGCACGGACCGTTTACTGCGTGGACGTGGGAAAAGGCCTACTGCATTGGAAACTGAGATCTGATCCCAGGATTAAAGTTAAGGAAGGCATCAATGCCCGGTATTTAAAAAAAGAGGATTTCGATACGCTTTTTGATTTTATCAGTGTTGATGTCTCCTTTATATCGCTTAAATTGATTCTTCCCCCTCTTTTCCCCTTGCTTAGCCCTCAAGGCAAGGTTTGTGCCTTGATTAAACCCCAATTTGAAGTGGGCAGGCATCTGGTCGGTAAAAAGGGGATTGTCCGGGATGAAAAGCTGAGAGAAAAGCTGATCGGAGAGCTTGAACTTTGGCTTGAAAGCCATTACCCAATGCAAACGCTGGCGGTTATTCCTTCTCCGATCCTTGGCCAGGAAGGAAACCAGGAATACTTGTGGCTGTTAGAAAGAAAACTTTCCGGGCATTGA
- the uvrA gene encoding excinuclease ABC subunit UvrA: MGNGFISIKGAKEHNLKNISLRIPKNSFTVITGVSGSGKSSLAFDTLHAEAQRRYMESLSVYSRQFLEQFEKPQLDALEGIIPSIAIEQKTSKGSPRSTVATLTNIYEYLKLLFAHLGEPHHPITGKKLKRYTIEEMATELLSLAPQSSVMLLASLVKNEKQKLNHLLEQVQKEGFLRVRIAGKVMEIEQALELPSEEPPSVEIVIDRIRIEPDIKSRLYDSLELALRVGKGVVRAVVQEKDSGKEVELVMSNLHYDPETGYLFEDLSPKHFSYNSPWGACPHCHGLGTELDFDPALIVPDPSVPLGENPFAPWEKMGRGLKELLVEELLEQASFYGESFDKSWEDCSEEFKKVILYGSSASNIKKKKGSLPKPYEGVIPSLRRMFKESSSALIRSRLKEFLFAVPCEVCQGQRLNPDALAVTIEIEGWPPMNIAQTMNLTVTEALGWTLSLLSRHKENKGATEILSGLVSRLENLVELGLGYLELNRQASTLSGGESQRVRLASQLSGELTGLLYVLDEPSIGLHPRDTAKLVKLIKKLKQLGNTVIVVEHDEYTIREADTIVELGPGAGPKGGNVVAWGSIEEVLKTKESLTGAYLRGERSIPVPSRRRKPGKKFIRLYGVREHNLKNIDVAFPVGLLSCVTGVSGSGKSTLVNDVLAKIFLNRLQDPRVEPGAFDKIEGLSWIKRVVIVDQSPIGRSMRSNPASFIGALAHIRELFAKLPKSKVLGFSASRFSFNIPGGRCERCKGEGVIELEMAFLPPVYETCEACQGKRFNRETLEVTYRGKNIADILEMTIEEGSVFFKNIPPLFEKLQIMEEVGLGYLKLGQPASTLSGGEAQRIKLATELLKGSEGNTLYILDEPTTGLHFADIELLLNLLHRLVDKGNTVIVIEHNLEVVKSADYVIDLGPEGGTGGGKIIAAGTPEEVAKTKASWTGQYLRSLLDGK, translated from the coding sequence ATGGGAAACGGATTCATCTCCATCAAGGGAGCCAAAGAACATAATTTAAAGAATATCTCTTTAAGGATTCCCAAGAACTCTTTTACGGTTATTACCGGGGTCAGTGGATCGGGGAAATCTTCCCTGGCTTTTGATACTCTCCATGCTGAAGCCCAGAGGAGATACATGGAAAGTCTTTCGGTCTATTCTCGGCAATTTTTGGAACAGTTTGAAAAACCTCAACTGGATGCCCTTGAAGGAATAATCCCCAGTATCGCCATTGAACAAAAAACCTCGAAAGGTTCTCCTCGCTCTACTGTGGCTACACTCACCAATATTTACGAGTATCTGAAACTTCTCTTTGCCCACTTGGGGGAGCCCCACCACCCCATTACGGGAAAAAAACTCAAAAGATACACGATTGAAGAGATGGCTACCGAGCTTCTGTCCTTGGCTCCCCAGAGTTCCGTCATGCTTTTGGCATCCTTGGTTAAGAATGAAAAGCAAAAGCTTAACCATCTATTGGAGCAGGTTCAAAAGGAAGGCTTTTTAAGAGTGAGGATCGCAGGCAAAGTGATGGAAATCGAGCAGGCCCTAGAGCTTCCTTCAGAAGAGCCCCCCTCGGTAGAGATCGTCATCGATAGAATTCGGATTGAGCCTGATATCAAAAGTCGGCTTTATGATTCTTTGGAGCTTGCTTTAAGGGTAGGCAAAGGAGTGGTTCGAGCGGTTGTCCAGGAGAAGGATTCGGGAAAAGAGGTTGAACTGGTGATGAGCAACCTCCACTACGATCCTGAAACAGGCTATCTTTTTGAAGATCTCAGCCCAAAACACTTTTCCTACAATTCTCCTTGGGGAGCTTGTCCCCACTGCCACGGCCTGGGTACGGAACTCGACTTTGACCCCGCCCTGATCGTTCCTGATCCCTCTGTCCCTTTGGGAGAAAACCCTTTTGCTCCCTGGGAGAAGATGGGAAGGGGATTAAAGGAGCTGTTGGTTGAAGAGTTGCTTGAACAAGCTTCTTTTTATGGAGAGTCTTTTGATAAGAGCTGGGAAGATTGTTCCGAGGAATTTAAAAAGGTCATTCTTTACGGTTCTTCTGCTTCAAATATAAAGAAAAAGAAAGGAAGCTTGCCGAAACCTTATGAAGGAGTCATTCCCTCCTTAAGGAGAATGTTTAAGGAAAGCAGCTCGGCACTGATCCGGTCCCGGCTCAAGGAGTTTTTGTTTGCGGTTCCCTGCGAGGTTTGCCAAGGCCAAAGGCTCAACCCCGATGCCTTGGCGGTAACCATAGAAATTGAAGGTTGGCCGCCGATGAATATCGCCCAGACGATGAATTTGACCGTGACGGAAGCCTTGGGCTGGACTCTCAGTTTGTTGAGTAGGCATAAAGAAAACAAAGGAGCAACGGAAATCCTTTCCGGGCTCGTGAGTCGGCTTGAAAACCTCGTAGAACTCGGATTGGGCTACCTCGAGTTAAACCGGCAAGCTTCTACCCTTTCAGGAGGGGAATCCCAAAGGGTAAGACTCGCTTCCCAACTTTCGGGGGAACTCACCGGTTTGCTTTACGTCTTGGATGAGCCCAGCATCGGTCTTCATCCCAGGGATACGGCCAAGTTGGTCAAGTTGATTAAGAAACTCAAGCAATTAGGAAATACCGTCATCGTGGTCGAGCATGACGAGTACACCATAAGGGAGGCCGATACGATTGTAGAACTGGGACCGGGGGCGGGACCAAAAGGAGGCAATGTCGTTGCATGGGGATCGATTGAAGAGGTGTTGAAAACGAAGGAGTCTTTAACCGGGGCCTACTTGAGGGGGGAACGTTCTATTCCGGTTCCTTCAAGGCGAAGAAAGCCGGGAAAAAAGTTCATTCGACTTTACGGGGTGAGGGAACATAACCTCAAAAACATCGATGTGGCTTTCCCTGTTGGGCTATTGAGTTGTGTTACGGGGGTGAGTGGCTCGGGAAAAAGCACGCTTGTGAACGACGTGTTGGCTAAGATTTTTTTAAACCGGTTGCAGGATCCTCGAGTTGAACCCGGAGCTTTTGATAAAATCGAGGGACTTTCTTGGATAAAAAGAGTCGTCATCGTCGACCAATCCCCTATAGGCCGATCGATGCGGTCCAATCCTGCCAGTTTTATCGGGGCTTTAGCTCATATTAGGGAGCTTTTTGCAAAGTTGCCAAAGTCCAAGGTATTGGGCTTTTCAGCTTCCCGTTTCAGTTTTAACATCCCCGGGGGAAGATGCGAGCGATGCAAGGGCGAAGGGGTCATTGAGCTGGAAATGGCTTTTCTTCCCCCCGTATATGAAACCTGTGAAGCTTGCCAAGGGAAAAGGTTTAACCGAGAGACCCTTGAAGTCACTTACCGGGGGAAGAATATAGCCGATATCCTGGAGATGACGATCGAGGAAGGATCAGTTTTTTTTAAAAACATTCCACCTCTGTTTGAAAAGCTTCAAATCATGGAAGAAGTGGGGCTTGGATACCTAAAACTGGGCCAACCCGCTTCTACCCTTTCGGGGGGAGAGGCCCAGAGAATCAAATTGGCGACGGAGTTGCTGAAAGGATCGGAGGGAAATACCCTTTACATCCTTGATGAACCAACCACCGGCCTTCATTTTGCGGATATAGAGCTCTTGTTGAACCTCTTGCATCGTCTCGTGGACAAGGGCAACACGGTTATCGTGATCGAACATAATCTTGAGGTGGTCAAGTCGGCCGATTATGTTATAGACTTAGGACCGGAAGGGGGAACCGGAGGGGGAAAAATTATCGCCGCAGGGACTCCCGAAGAGGTGGCAAAAACAAAAGCGAGTTGGACTGGTCAATATCTCAGGTCATTACTGGACGGAAAATGA